From one Dama dama isolate Ldn47 chromosome 4, ASM3311817v1, whole genome shotgun sequence genomic stretch:
- the AURKC gene encoding aurora kinase C, which translates to MSRPGTVRKAGGMQPAVAAAGQTVPRAPTARRFTIDDFEIGRPLGKGKFGNVYLARLKKNHFIVALKVLFKSQIEKEGLEHQLRREVEIQAHLQHPNILRLYNYFHDARRVYLILEYAPKGELYKALQRSHTFDDQRTATIIEELADALIYCHEKKVIHRDIKPENLLLGLMGEVKIADFGWSVHTPSLRRRTTCGTLDYLPPEMIEGRTYDEKVDLWCIGVLCYELLVGNPPFESASTSETYRRILKVDLRFPPSMSLGARDLISKLLRFQPLERLPLVQVLEHPWIRAHSQRVLPPSVHMAS; encoded by the exons ATGAGCCGTCCAGGAACTGTGAGGAAGGCGGGCGGGATGCAGCCCGCAG tggcTGCAGCAGGTCAAACGGTACCCAGAGCCCCAACCGC GCGGCGTTTCacaattgatgattttgaaatcGGGCGTCCTCTCGGCAAGGGAAAATTTGGGAATGTGTACCTGGCTCGCCTGAAGAAAAACCATTTCATCGTGGCCCTGAAAGTCCTGTTCAAGTCCCAGATAGAGAAGGAAGGCCTGGAACATCAGCTGCGCAGGGAAGTTGAAATCCAGGCGCATCTCCA ACACCCCAATATCCTGCGCCTGTACAACTACTTCCATGATGCCCGCCGGGTGTACCTGATTTTAGAATATGCCCCAAAGGGCGAGCTCTACAAGGCGCTGCAAAGGAGCCACACGTTTGATGATCAGCGTACAGCCACG ATAATAGAGGAGTTGGCAGATGCTCTGATCTACTGCCATGAAAAGAAGGTGATTCACAGGGATATTAAGCCAGAGAACCTGCTGCTGGGGCTTATGGGTGAAGTGAAGATTGCAGACTTTGGCTGGTCTGTGCACACCCCTTCTCTGAG GAGAAGGACCACGTGTGGGACGCTGGACTACTTGCCCCCAGAAATGATCGAGGGGAGAACATACGATGAGAAGGTGGATCTGTGGTGCATTGGGGTGCTCTGCTACGAgctgctggtaggaaatccaccCTTTGAGAGTGCCTCCACTAGTGAGACCTACAGACGCATCCTCAAG GTAGATTTAAGGTTTCCTCCATCAATGTCTTTGGGGGCTCGCGACCTGATCTCCAAGCTTCTCAGATTCCAACCCTTGGAGAGGCTGCCCTTGGTCCAGGTCTTGGAGCACCCATGGATCCGGGCCCACTCTCAGAGGGTGCTGCCCCCATCTGTTCATATGGCTTCCTGA